From Erigeron canadensis isolate Cc75 chromosome 8, C_canadensis_v1, whole genome shotgun sequence, one genomic window encodes:
- the LOC122610769 gene encoding secreted RxLR effector protein 161-like, producing MTDLGTMRYFLGVEVIQSATGISMCQQKYAKDVLCRFLMWDCNSVRNPIVPGIVIKKVGVGKRVDDSEYKSLVGSLMCLTVTRPDLMYAVSFISRFMSDPREEHMALSKRILRYVKGTFNYGLFYERCVGSKLQVYTDSDYACDVEDRKCTSGYVCLLSKAVTCWSSKKQEIVTLSSTEAEYVAATACACHCVWLKGKVQLLFCGTADQIADVMTKPVKLEVFEKMRNLLGVREINDE from the exons ATGACAGATTTAGGAACCATGAGGTACTTTCTAGGAGTGGAAGTAATTCAAAGTGCTACTGGAATTAGTATGTGTCAGCAGAAGTATGCCAAAGATGTTCTATGCAGGTTTCTAATGTGGGACTGTAATAGTGTAAGAAATCCTATCGTGCCTGGAATCGTGATCAAAAAAGTTGGAGTGGGAAAAAGGGTAGATGATTCTGAATACAAGAGCTTAGTAGGGAGCCTCATGTGCCTCACAGTTACAAGACCCGACCTGATGTATGCAGTTAGCTTCATTTCAAGATTCATGTCTGACCCACGAGAAGAACACATGGCTTTGTCTAAGAGAATCCTTAGGTATGTCAAGGGAACTTTCAATTATGGGTTGTTCTATGAAAGATGTGTTGGATCAAAGTTGCAGGTCTATACCGATAGTGACTACGCCTGCGATGTGGAGGATAGGAAATGTACTTCCGGGTATGTTTGCCTATTGAGCAAAGCTGTTACTTGTTGGAGttctaagaaacaagaaatTGTTACACTTTCGTCAACAGAAGCAGAGTATGTTGCAGCTACAGCTTGTGCATGTCATTGTGTTTGGTTAAAGG GGAAAGTCCAGCTCCTGTTTTGTGGTACTGCAGATCAGATCGCGGATGTTATGACTAAGCCTGTTAAGTTGGAAGTGTTTGAGAAGATGAGAAATCTTCTTGGAGTCAGAGAAATCAATGATGAGTAA
- the LOC122580470 gene encoding exocyst complex component EXO70B1: protein MADHDTPPPDTAIITDDHQNSQLNNQHSSIDHLYEKLDQFTSVLLTCTDDQPPEIVDSVHHFADLFDVKVVEYESGSKKWIEDECNSSFIESVDQTGKLLKSFSRFHAHENYANVVNRISGIQQRALSIMEVEFKTILDDYQTSYERDQQRNNDDDREAEKTKQKQLSPSQSNVKETAETESDQNQSESEDQNKKDEFLGYSDEMVSNLNKLAKGLIEGGHETECKELYFFVRRNAMEQNLKLLQFEKFSIDEMQKMHWEPIEKEVSAWMKMFKQFCTSLLPSERKLADSVFTGYTAISNRLFSRLAQIVLFYFLSFAEAVMMTKRSAEKLFKFLDIYETLRDSISEAEKILLADEYMHQLKSATGLINTVLGEAIYNIFIDLENSIKADVSKTAVPGGAVHPLTRYTMNYLKYACEYSVTLEQIFKEHKRSDRAQSGAGDEDASSQEQGQNQQGNQTEPESPFQSQLAKIMDLLDTNLEAKSRLYKDASLSLIFMMNNGRYILQKTKGTGEMRTLMGDPWVRKRSSDLRNYHSNYKRETWTKLLQCLSHEGLSVNGKVMKPVLKERFKSFNAMFDEIHRTQTTWIVSDEQLQSELRVSISAIVIPAYRSFMGRFSQVFTPGRQTEKYIKYQPEDIETCIEELFDGSAAQQSKKR from the coding sequence ATGGCGGATCATGATACACCTCCGCCAGATACCGCCATTATCACCGATGATCATCAAAATTCACAACTTAACAACCAACATTCATCGATTGATCATCTTTACGAAAAACTAGATCAATTTACGTCCGTACTATTGACATGTACGGATGATCAACCTCCTGAAATTGTGGATTCTGTTCATCACTTTGCTGATCTTTTCGACGTTAAAGTCGTTGAATATGAATCCGGATCCAAAAAATGGATCGAGGATGAATGTAATTCATCGTTTATCGAATCCGTGGATCAAACCGGAAAGCTGTTGAAATCATTTTCTAGATTTCATGCACACGAAAACTACGCGAACGTTGTGAACCGGATCAGCGGCATACAACAACGCGCATTGTCGATAATGGAGGTCGAGTTTAAGACGATTCTTGACGATTATCAGACGTCGTACGAGAGAGATCAACAAAGAAACAATGATGATGATCGGGAGGCAGAGAAGACGAAACAGAAACAATTGTCGCCTTCTCAAAGCAATGTCAAGGAAACGGCTGAAACGGAAAGTGATCAGAATCAATCTGAATCAGAAGATCAGAATAAGAAAGACGAGTTTCTAGGTTATTCAGATGAGATGGTTTCGAATCTGAATAAGCTAGCCAAAGGATTGATAGAAGGCGGTCATGAAACCGAGTGTAAGGAATTGTATTTTTTCGTCAGAAGGAATGCAATGGAACAGAATTTAAAGCTTTTGCAGTTTGAGAAATTTTCAATTGATGAGATGCAGAAAATGCATTGGGAGCCGATTGAGAAAGAGGTGTCGGCTTGGATGAAGATGTTCAAACAGTTTTGTACATCGTTATTGCCTAGTGAGCGAAAACTGGCGGATTCTGTTTTTACTGGTTACACCGCAATCTCGAATAGATTGTTTAGCCGCCTCGCGCAAAtcgttttgttttattttttaagtttcgCAGAGGCGGTGATGATGACAAAACGTTCTGCTGAgaaattgtttaagtttttagatATTTACGAGACGTTGAGAGATAGTATCTCGGAGGCTGAGAAAATATTGCTTGCTGATGAATATATGCATCAACTGAAATCCGCAACGGGGTTGATTAATACTGTTCTCGGTGAGGCTATTTATAACATCTTTATAGATCTTGAAAACTCAATAAAAGCAGATGTATCTAAGACCGCGGTTCCTGGTGGGGCGGTACATCCTTTAACTCGCTACACGATGAATTATTTGAAATACGCGTGCGAGTATAGTGTCACGTTGGAGCAGATATTTAAAGAGCATAAAAGGTCAGATCGGGCCCAATCAGGAGCAGGTGATGAAGATGCTAGCTCTCAAGAACAAGGACAGAACCAGCAGGGGAATCAAACAGAACCTGAATCGCCGTTCCAGTCGCAGTTAGCTAAAATTATGGATTTGTTGGATACGAATCTAGAAGCCAAGTCGAGGTTGTATAAGGATGCGTCGTTGAGCTTGATTTTTATGATGAATAACGGGCGCTATATACTTCAGAAGACAAAGGGGACAGGAGAAATGAGGACATTGATGGGGGATCCGTGGGTGAGGAAACGTTCATCGGATTTAAGGAATTACCACTCGAATTACAAGCGAGAAACATGGACAAAGCTGTTGCAATGTTTGAGTCACGAAGGATTGAGTGTTAATGGGAAGGTGATGAAGCCGGTGCTAAAAGAAAGGTTCAAGAGTTTTAACGCGATGTTTGATGAGATACACAGAACACAAACTACTTGGATAGTGAGCGATGAACAGCTTCAGTCAGAGCTAAGGGTGTCCATATCAGCAATTGTGATCCCGGCTTATAGGTCATTCATGGGGAGGTTCAGTCAAGTGTTTACTCCAGGAAGGCAAACCGAGAAGTATATAAAGTATCAGCCAGAAGATATAGAAACATGTATCGAAGAGCTTTTTGATGGAAGTGCAGCTCAACAAAGCAAGAAGAGATAA
- the LOC122610770 gene encoding uncharacterized protein LOC122610770, with the protein MSNSSSSSSSDDYISNDYEVLNNAVTQMNVIFNPQAIGACLNVIFDEEEKQHQEASSSSRPKFTRRVILRFRMRKEMFLHIVRDINSFQSIEPLPKHFQFFHKGATDATGRPGFNIFQKCTSAIRQLAYSFKADALDEYLQMAQDTGYQCLDAFCKYVIHLYQQEYLRRPTEADVKRLTAKHEQVHGFP; encoded by the exons ATGTctaattcatcatcatcatcctctagTGATGATTACATATCAAACGATTACGAAGTACTCAACAATGCTGTTACGCAAATGAATGTTATTTTCAATCCCCAAGCCATAGGTGCGTGTCTTAACGTTATCTTTGACGAAGAAGAAAAGCAACACCAAGAAGCGTCAAGTTCTTCAAGACCCAAGTTTACTAGAAGGGTGATCTT AAGGTTCCGAATGCGAAAGGAAATGTTCCTGCACATAGTGCGAGACATAAACTCCTTTCAAAGCATAGAACCGCTACCGAAACACTTTCAGTTCTTCCACAAAGGCGCGACAGATGCTACTGGTCGTCCCGGTTtcaacattttccaaaaatgtacTTCTGCTATACGCCAGTTAGCGTATAGCTTTAAGGCTGATGCTTTAGATGAGTACTTGCAGATGGCTCAAGATACCGGCTACCAGTGTTTAGATGCATTCTGCAAATATGTGATACACCTTTATCAACAGGAGTACTTGAGAAGGCCTACAGAAGCCGATGTCAAGCGGTTAACTGCCAAACATGAGCAGGTTCATGGTTTTCCCTGA
- the LOC122610771 gene encoding uncharacterized protein LOC122610771: MLEAVASYDLWIWHAYFGPAGSNNDINVLNESDLFDDLLQDRAPKVEFSVNGEQFTKGYYLADGIYPEWATLVKSFKCPMDPKTTKFKRYQEAARKDVERAFEVLQGCWQIIEQYARSYSTNKIKQIMLCCVILHNMIVKDNGRAITEFEEELIANTTLPTRTWTERCSTQLRMYGELHDRIAHHQLRNALIEHVWNLPEHGRQR, from the coding sequence atgcttgaagcggttgcttcatatgatttgtggatctGGCATGCCTACTTTGGCCCTGctggttcgaacaacgacatcaacgtcctcAACGAGTCAGATTTGTTCGACGATTTGCTACAAGACAGGGCTCCTAAAGTAGAGTTTTCGGTTAATGGGGAGCAGTTTACAAAGGGATATTACCTAGCAGATGGTATTTATCCAGAATGGGCGACTCTTGTTAAGTCATTCAAGTGCCCGATGGACCCGAAAACCACCAAGTTCAAAAGATACCAAGAagctgcaagaaaggatgtcgAGCGAGCATTTGAGGTTCTTCAAGGTTGTTGGCAAATTATTGAACAATACGCGCGGTCATACAGTACCAATAAGATAAAACAGATCATGTTATGTTGTGTGATCTTGCACAACATGATCGTTAAAGATAACGGGCGTGCAATTACAGAGTTTGAAGAAGAGCTGATAGCTAATACTACACTCCCAACTCGTACGTGGACTGAAAGGTGTTCAACGCAGCTTCGTATGTACGGGGAGCTTCATGATAGAATTGCTCACCATCAACTCCGCAATGCTCTGATCgaacatgtttggaacctccCGGAACACGGCCGTCAACGTTGA
- the LOC122578153 gene encoding uncharacterized protein LOC122578153, whose product MRWWLLFGRSRRKAVSFLFFLIASATFTAVGILFLTLRSLDDPFTLTQQHVTTTFTDNNKTQTTKVKPCATVEEMGDGYRGGFIHQSLRVRDLIRRHFDINGAAKIRSLPPEEFCRQSFVIAKASEAGFGNEMYKILTAAALSVMLNRSLIIGQTRGKYPFGEYISYTNSAFSLNEVKHLWRQNGCLTTYGRHLVMRIDDFQRPMKTNVLCSDWREWEDPIIWFQNTTDAVAAQFFLKNIHVKMRKAASDLFGELQTHHRPNVFGELLRILISPTEKVKQAVDSVLGGRSEPDITLHMRMLMNRSVRALHAALDCTKKVLQNAQLDSKARLVVVSDTPSLVEDMKSNFDTFAEVIHFNYESYQGELSGQNGVHSLEFRTKDWGPAPRWVAFVDFFLASRARRAVVSGAHRRVGTTYVQLIAALAAANSAEKIGGDSEFSFFSSFQSTLISEGLSNQVGWGHVWNRFAGPLSCGNQTNQCAFTPLLPHAWWDGMWQSPTLRDIHRMEAYGIRLSGLGTIDEDQLLSFCTSRKEVGKFITLI is encoded by the exons atgcGGTGGTGGTTGTTATTCGGCAGATCAAGGCGGAAAGCGGTGTcatttctattctttttaatcgCATCTGCCACTTTCACCGCTGTCGGAATCCTTTTTCTTACCCTTCGTTCACTTGATGATCCTTTCACACTCACTCAACAACATGTTACTACTACTTTTACTGACAATAATAAAACTCAAACTACAAAAGTCAAACCATGTGCCACCGTGGAAGAGATGGGTGATGGATATCGTGGTGGATTTATACACCAGAGTTTACGTGTTCGAGATTTAATAAGACGTCATTTTGATATTAATG GTGCTGCTAAAATTCGAAGTCTTCCACCAGAGGAGTTTTGCAGACAAAGTTTTGTGATCGCAAAAGCATCAGAGGCGGGTTTTGGAAACGAAATGTACAAGATTCTTACTGCAGCTGCATTGAGTGTAATGTTGAACCGGTCACTGATAATCGGACAAACCAG GGGAAAGTATCCTTTTGGGGAGTATATATCGTATACGAATTCTGCTTTCTCCCTAAACGAGGTCAAACATCTGTGGAGACAAAACGGATGTTTGACCACCTATGGCCGACATTTGGTTATGAGAATTGATGATTTTCAGAGGCCAATGAAGACAAACGTTCTGTGTAGCGATTGGAGGGAGTGGGAAGATCCTATAATATG GTTCCAGAACACTACAGATGCTGTGGCAGCTCAATTCTTTCTAAAGAATATTCACGTCAAGATGAGAAAGGCTGCTTCTGACCTCTTTGGGGAGCTCCAAACTCATCATAGGCCGAATGTTTTTGGGGAGTTACTGAGAATCCTTATATCTCCTACAGAAAAAGTTAAGCAGGCTGTAGATTCAGTTCTTGGTGGAAGGTCAGAACCGGATATTACATTGCACATGCGGATGCTTATGAACAG GTCTGTTAGGGCATTGCATGCAGCATTAGATTGTACAAAAAAAGTCTTGCAGAATGCGCAATTAGATTCCAAAGCTAGGTTGGTTGTAGTTTCAGACACCCCTTCATTGGTGGAGGACATGAAATCAAATTTCGATACATTTGCAGAG GTCATTCATTTCAACTATGAAAGCTATCAAGGAGAATTATCTGGGCAAAATGGAGTGCATAGTTTAGAATTTAGAACAAAAGATTGGGGACCAGCGCCCAGATGGGTTGCATTTGTCGACTTCTTTCTTGCATCACGTGCAAGACGGGCAGTTGTTTCTGGGGCCCACAGGCGTGTTGGAACGACCTACGTGCAGTTAATTGCAGCACTGGCTGCTGCAAATTCAGCCG AGAAAATTGGCGGCGATTCAGAATTTTCCTTTTTTAGTAGCTTCCAGAGTACATTAATTTCAGAAGGATTGAGTAATCAGGTAGGGTGGGGGCATGTTTGGAACCGATTTGCGGGTCCATTAAGTTGTGGAAACCAAACAAATCAATGTGCTTTCACACCATTACTACCTCACGCTTGGTGGGATGGTATGTGGCAATCACCTACCCTGAGGGACATCCACAGGATGGAAGCTTACGGTATTCGGTTATCAGGGTTAGGTACAATAGATGAGGATCAACTTCTTTCTTTTTGTACCTCAAGGAAAGAAGTTGGAAAATTCATCACACTAATATAA